The following proteins come from a genomic window of Yinghuangia sp. ASG 101:
- a CDS encoding flavin reductase family protein — translation MPTTRDQDSRATVPVIDAPASPAAGGDVLRRTLRRHAAGVMVITVPGPAGFTATSFTAVSLEPALVSFYVSATASSASAVRGAGLFAVHILGRHQEELAARFARRGVDRFADTDWAPGEQGVPILAGTAAWLTARTVLVQPVGDHVLVVGEVRAAEAREGVPRSCTTTARTAGSP, via the coding sequence ATGCCCACGACCCGCGACCAGGACAGCCGCGCAACCGTCCCGGTGATCGACGCGCCCGCGTCGCCCGCGGCAGGCGGCGACGTCCTGCGGCGCACGCTTCGCAGGCACGCGGCGGGCGTGATGGTCATCACGGTGCCCGGTCCGGCCGGGTTCACCGCGACGTCGTTCACCGCCGTGAGCCTGGAGCCCGCCCTTGTGTCCTTCTACGTGTCGGCGACGGCTTCGTCGGCGTCCGCGGTGCGCGGCGCCGGACTCTTCGCGGTGCACATACTCGGGCGCCATCAGGAGGAACTGGCGGCGCGTTTCGCCCGCCGGGGCGTGGACCGTTTCGCGGACACCGACTGGGCACCGGGGGAGCAGGGGGTGCCCATCCTGGCGGGCACCGCGGCATGGCTGACCGCGCGCACGGTCCTGGTGCAGCCGGTCGGCGACCATGTTCTCGTCGTCGGCGAGGTGCGCGCCGCCGAGGCACGGGAGGGGGTGCCCCGCTCGTGCACCACGACGGCGCGTACGGCGGGTTCACCGTGA